Proteins encoded by one window of bacterium:
- a CDS encoding DUF1566 domain-containing protein, giving the protein MSKNRGGIRFIRWLILAVVLAQLIACGGSGQDTPASTVPAITSAATTSFTVGMAATFAITASGAPSPAFSLTGVLPQGVTFDAQTGIMSGTPGTGSGGDYPLTIRASNGISPNAIQNFTLTVNAAGIASRVSLPKTGQTDCWDAAGTAINCGDTGQDGDLQMGIAWPSPRFIDNGDQTITDNLTGLIWARDANLMQTRDPSFDTDNVDSSLGDGKVTWQHSLDYIKKLNMENYQGHNDWRLSNVVELSSLLNTHLINFQLHFPVTWLNGQGFFNAQEDYYWSSTSTAVTPFGAWGVDIYYGGLIGGYNKTSSMYVWPVRGGQSGSTGTLALPRTGQTGCWDTSGTAILCAGTGQDGELQMGVAWPSPRFIDNGDQTVTDNLTGLVWTKDAHDFGPAACVPAETRSWQEALNYVMCLNTTGYLGKSDWRLPNPLELRSLVNYQAPRDYLWLNGEGFSNVQDNFYWSSSTVVKDFWTDGGWLVDMVYGVESGIGKPNGYFVWPVRTGD; this is encoded by the coding sequence ATGAGTAAGAACCGTGGGGGAATCCGGTTTATCAGGTGGTTGATTCTTGCAGTAGTCTTGGCTCAGCTTATCGCTTGTGGTGGAAGTGGACAGGATACCCCGGCCAGCACCGTACCGGCCATTACTAGCGCGGCAACAACGTCATTTACCGTCGGGATGGCCGCAACGTTCGCCATCACGGCATCCGGTGCTCCAAGTCCCGCGTTTTCCCTGACCGGTGTGCTGCCACAAGGTGTCACCTTCGACGCCCAGACTGGCATCATGAGCGGCACACCGGGAACCGGAAGCGGCGGCGATTATCCACTGACCATCAGAGCCAGCAACGGGATCTCTCCTAACGCAATCCAGAACTTTACCCTGACAGTAAACGCCGCTGGCATTGCCAGCAGAGTATCACTTCCCAAGACAGGACAGACCGACTGCTGGGATGCGGCCGGCACAGCAATCAACTGCGGCGATACGGGGCAGGATGGTGATCTGCAGATGGGGATTGCTTGGCCAAGCCCCAGGTTTATCGACAACGGCGACCAGACGATAACAGACAATTTGACGGGGTTGATCTGGGCAAGAGACGCCAATCTGATGCAAACCCGCGATCCTTCCTTTGATACGGACAACGTGGACAGCTCACTCGGAGACGGGAAAGTCACCTGGCAACATTCCCTGGACTACATCAAAAAGCTGAATATGGAAAACTACCAGGGGCACAATGACTGGCGGCTTTCCAATGTGGTCGAGCTGAGTAGCCTGTTAAACACTCATCTGATAAATTTTCAACTGCACTTTCCGGTCACCTGGCTTAACGGACAGGGTTTCTTCAACGCTCAGGAAGACTACTACTGGTCGTCAACCAGCACAGCCGTCACCCCCTTCGGGGCCTGGGGCGTGGACATATATTATGGCGGCCTCATCGGCGGCTACAATAAGACCAGCAGCATGTACGTCTGGCCCGTTCGTGGAGGGCAGTCTGGATCAACGGGTACTTTGGCACTGCCCAGGACCGGGCAGACTGGCTGCTGGGATACGAGCGGCACAGCCATTCTCTGTGCAGGCACCGGGCAGGATGGGGAACTGCAGATGGGGGTTGCATGGCCAAGCCCCAGATTTATCGACAACGGCGACCAGACAGTAACGGACAACCTGACCGGGCTTGTCTGGACCAAAGACGCCCATGATTTTGGACCTGCCGCCTGCGTACCAGCAGAAACCAGATCTTGGCAAGAGGCACTGAACTATGTGATGTGTCTGAACACGACCGGATATCTGGGCAAGAGTGACTGGCGGCTCCCCAACCCACTTGAGCTACGGAGCTTGGTGAATTACCAGGCACCCAGAGATTACCTCTGGCTGAACGGAGAAGGTTTCAGCAACGTCCAGGATAACTTCTACTGGTCGTCCAGTACGGTCGTCAAAGACTTCTGGACCGATGGTGGCTGGCTGGTGGACATGGTCTATGGCGTCGAGAGCGGCATCGGCAAGCCCAACGGCTATTTTGTTTGGCCTGTCCGTACTGGAGATTAG
- a CDS encoding OmpA family protein, with product MTHGILFDTGSDRINPGSLPTLKGILALLENDAALKFSIEGHAANRLRSKGSGDSKPIDGNDTAEGRANNRRVEFLKIK from the coding sequence GTGACGCACGGCATCCTCTTCGACACCGGATCCGACCGGATCAACCCCGGGTCCTTGCCGACGCTGAAGGGGATCCTCGCCCTACTGGAGAATGACGCGGCCCTGAAGTTCTCCATCGAGGGGCACGCGGCGAACCGTCTCCGGTCGAAGGGGTCCGGCGACTCGAAGCCGATCGACGGGAACGATACGGCGGAGGGTCGCGCGAACAACCGGAGGGTGGAGTTCCTCAAGATCAAGTGA
- a CDS encoding alpha/beta hydrolase has protein sequence MPEITVHGATVEFQDSVKASRRAIVFLHGAGGSHHTFRDQWAGLKGPVRLVIPDLPGHGGSAGPPPETVDACAAWVVDFVKEVGLDRFILAGHSMGGAIALQAALGGIKGLEALVLLGTGARLRISPVIFEGIGQRFREFAPELVGWMTSAASSDLLREDITKDVLSTRPATFLADFHACNGFDVMNRLDAIRVPTLVVNGDDDRLTPLKYGEYLAANIPGAVLKIIHGGGHLAMLEKPTEVNAVITSFVHSLEG, from the coding sequence ATGCCGGAAATCACCGTCCATGGCGCGACCGTCGAGTTTCAGGACAGCGTGAAGGCGAGCCGGCGGGCGATCGTCTTCCTGCACGGGGCCGGTGGCTCCCACCACACGTTCCGTGACCAGTGGGCGGGGCTGAAAGGCCCGGTGCGATTGGTGATCCCCGATCTCCCCGGACACGGAGGAAGCGCAGGCCCCCCCCCTGAGACCGTGGACGCCTGCGCCGCGTGGGTCGTCGATTTCGTGAAGGAGGTCGGCCTCGACCGGTTCATTCTCGCCGGCCACTCGATGGGAGGGGCGATCGCCCTCCAGGCGGCCCTGGGCGGCATCAAGGGATTGGAGGCCCTCGTGCTCCTGGGCACCGGCGCGCGCCTCCGGATCAGCCCGGTGATCTTCGAGGGGATCGGTCAGCGATTCCGGGAGTTCGCGCCCGAGCTTGTCGGCTGGATGACGTCGGCCGCTTCGTCCGACCTGCTTCGGGAAGACATCACGAAAGACGTTCTCTCCACGCGGCCCGCGACCTTCCTCGCGGATTTCCACGCATGCAACGGATTCGACGTGATGAATCGCCTGGACGCGATCCGCGTGCCCACGCTTGTGGTCAACGGGGACGACGACCGCCTCACGCCGCTGAAGTACGGGGAGTACCTCGCCGCCAACATCCCGGGCGCGGTCCTCAAGATCATCCACGGCGGCGGCCACCTCGCGATGCTCGAGAAGCCGACAGAGGTGAACGCGGTCATCACCTCCTTCGTCCACTCCCTCGAAGGGTAG
- a CDS encoding heterodisulfide reductase-related iron-sulfur binding cluster, protein MKTIGREILWNLPHTAAIIMYALFGVVLFVIAWGVYRRVEAYRLGRKERENRFDNLRGRLGDVVRLALGQQRVLHRKFGGLLHLCVFSAFIVLFIVTCLVAVEFDLGFRILDGNFYIVFKLFAETFGAVLLLGIAGALVRRILFRPPGLTKENDDTLQLLLIGAIGVTGFLIETARIAATHPVIAPVSYISNSLAPALFGGMPLSEILSVHKTLWWIHLMIAFGFLASLPFTKMIHMGTGTASIFLRTSRPKGALQPIPNIEEEENPGVAAVADFSWKQLLSADGCTKCGRCQDECPAFAAEMPLSPRDVVLKTKDQLGMDLYGSLVPSATKVDKATGKRIVPDFVQEVLTPGEIWACTTCRACMQACPVMIEHIDMIVDVRRGYVAASKVPDTVKTALRKMGDTGNPWGLPQDDRTAWAEGLDVPFAADKKEFEYLYWVGCAGAYDPRNQKVTRAIISLLNRAGVSYATLGPEEMCCGESARRMGEEGLFQLGMVEMVKELFAGYKVKKVITQCPHCFNTFRNEYPQFGVNVEVIHHSVLIRDLIAQGKLSPRKAKNVALAFHDSCYLGRHNDIYDAPREALAAIPGVAINEMSKNREEGFCCGAGGGGMWMESPGKRINHLRFGQAMATGANAVGSACPYCLIMFDDAIKYNNLDDSVQAKDIAELVAESL, encoded by the coding sequence ATGAAGACGATCGGACGCGAGATCCTGTGGAACCTGCCGCACACCGCGGCCATCATCATGTACGCCCTGTTCGGAGTGGTCCTGTTCGTGATCGCCTGGGGGGTGTACCGGCGGGTGGAAGCGTACCGCCTCGGACGCAAGGAACGGGAAAACCGGTTCGATAACCTCCGGGGCCGCCTGGGGGATGTCGTGCGCCTCGCCCTCGGGCAACAGCGGGTGCTGCATCGGAAGTTCGGCGGGCTCCTCCACCTGTGCGTCTTCTCCGCCTTCATCGTCCTCTTCATCGTCACCTGCCTCGTGGCCGTCGAATTCGACCTCGGCTTCCGGATCCTCGACGGGAACTTCTACATCGTCTTCAAGCTCTTCGCGGAGACGTTCGGCGCGGTGCTCCTCCTCGGCATCGCGGGAGCCCTTGTCCGCCGGATCCTCTTTCGTCCGCCGGGGCTCACGAAGGAGAACGACGACACGCTGCAGCTCCTTCTCATCGGCGCCATCGGAGTCACGGGGTTCCTGATCGAGACGGCCCGCATCGCGGCGACCCATCCGGTGATCGCCCCGGTCTCCTACATCAGCAACTCCCTTGCCCCGGCCCTTTTCGGGGGGATGCCGCTTTCGGAGATCCTGTCCGTTCACAAGACGCTCTGGTGGATTCACCTGATGATCGCCTTCGGGTTCCTCGCCTCCCTCCCCTTCACGAAGATGATCCACATGGGGACGGGAACGGCGAGCATTTTCCTGCGGACCTCCCGCCCGAAGGGGGCCCTCCAACCGATCCCGAACATCGAGGAGGAGGAGAATCCGGGCGTCGCCGCGGTCGCCGATTTCTCCTGGAAGCAGCTCCTCTCGGCGGACGGGTGCACCAAGTGCGGCCGGTGCCAGGACGAATGCCCCGCGTTCGCCGCGGAGATGCCCCTGTCCCCCCGGGACGTGGTGTTGAAGACGAAAGACCAGCTCGGGATGGATCTCTACGGGAGCCTCGTTCCTTCGGCGACGAAGGTGGACAAGGCCACCGGGAAGCGGATCGTCCCCGACTTCGTCCAGGAAGTACTGACCCCGGGAGAGATCTGGGCCTGCACCACCTGCCGCGCATGCATGCAGGCGTGTCCCGTGATGATCGAGCACATCGACATGATCGTCGACGTGCGCCGGGGATACGTCGCCGCTTCGAAGGTGCCCGACACCGTGAAGACGGCGTTGCGGAAGATGGGCGACACCGGAAACCCATGGGGCCTGCCCCAGGACGACCGGACCGCGTGGGCGGAGGGGCTGGACGTCCCCTTCGCCGCCGACAAGAAGGAGTTCGAGTACCTGTACTGGGTCGGCTGCGCGGGGGCATACGACCCGCGCAACCAGAAGGTCACCCGCGCCATCATCTCCCTGCTGAACCGCGCCGGGGTGAGCTACGCCACCCTCGGGCCCGAAGAGATGTGCTGCGGGGAGTCCGCCCGGCGGATGGGCGAGGAAGGGCTCTTCCAGCTCGGGATGGTGGAAATGGTGAAGGAGTTGTTCGCCGGCTACAAGGTGAAGAAGGTCATCACGCAGTGCCCCCACTGCTTCAACACCTTCCGGAACGAGTATCCCCAGTTCGGAGTGAACGTCGAGGTCATCCACCACTCCGTCCTGATCCGCGACCTGATCGCGCAGGGGAAGCTCTCCCCCCGAAAGGCGAAGAACGTGGCGCTTGCCTTCCACGACTCTTGCTATCTCGGCCGGCACAACGACATCTACGACGCCCCCCGGGAGGCCCTTGCCGCCATCCCCGGAGTCGCGATCAACGAAATGTCGAAGAACCGCGAGGAAGGGTTCTGCTGCGGCGCCGGCGGCGGAGGGATGTGGATGGAGTCCCCGGGGAAGCGGATCAACCACCTCCGCTTCGGGCAGGCGATGGCCACGGGCGCGAACGCCGTCGGGTCGGCGTGTCCCTACTGCCTCATCATGTTCGACGACGCGATCAAGTACAACAACCTCGACGATTCGGTGCAGGCGAAGGATATCGCGGAACTGGTGGCCGAATCGCTGTAG
- a CDS encoding ADP-ribosylglycohydrolase family protein — translation MDSQTGTILSTLLMKRLKTLGYPSLRKFHADRPGLGLSYEVLRQVVYGGHIPRPETLFRILGSMQFSSSQVRKICGMHYGDYLPISSAVADPSLPSLAQAGAGNPDSSADPGAPYPVERSRQETEPASAPLEEPGEILSRLRASVQRIPVSGNEDFWEMVEALARIAEQKVRRSAGRQAEQPLLFAGEPEAIYQFLVRKNRIPPFLSRGENLAFDFAEGIDYRDRFRGALLGSAAGEALGAVTQGLTPRDVQELFGELDAVPVVASARRAAAPQDSLLLSIAGSLLPDGVLDPQRTADAIARASRRDDPPGLSGFARNLLERGLPWHEAGENAPESMPAVLVLPLALLRAGNFRRLKLEAGILASLTHTHPTAIAGAIAQACAVARILHTPASTLDVISFPRALSPVVTGFEPERGARPRIGRSATTVGRKLGADLPALLLRRAPVQEMQEALGNGTAAHEGIPFALGCFLRSPADFAEAVVPAVRHGGDARAVAAMAGALCGAYVGESGIPERFLERLPWRRELGEAAEGLLTLARGGD, via the coding sequence ATGGACTCCCAGACCGGGACCATCCTCTCGACTCTTCTGATGAAACGCCTGAAAACCCTGGGGTATCCCTCCCTCCGGAAGTTCCATGCGGATCGGCCGGGGCTCGGCCTGAGCTACGAAGTGTTGCGGCAGGTCGTATACGGCGGCCATATTCCAAGACCGGAAACGTTGTTCCGGATTCTCGGATCGATGCAATTCTCTTCCAGCCAGGTCCGGAAAATCTGCGGAATGCACTACGGGGACTACCTCCCGATCTCTTCCGCAGTCGCCGACCCTTCCCTCCCGTCTCTCGCCCAGGCGGGCGCGGGGAATCCGGATTCCTCCGCGGATCCGGGCGCGCCGTATCCCGTCGAACGTTCCCGGCAGGAAACCGAGCCGGCTTCGGCGCCCCTGGAGGAACCGGGCGAGATCCTCTCCCGCCTCCGCGCCTCCGTCCAGAGGATCCCGGTATCCGGCAACGAGGACTTCTGGGAGATGGTCGAGGCCCTGGCGCGAATCGCGGAACAGAAGGTCCGCCGCAGCGCCGGTCGCCAGGCGGAGCAGCCGCTCCTGTTCGCCGGGGAGCCCGAGGCGATCTACCAGTTCCTCGTCCGCAAGAACCGGATCCCCCCGTTCCTCTCCCGCGGCGAAAACCTGGCATTCGATTTCGCGGAGGGGATCGACTACCGGGACCGCTTCCGTGGCGCCCTGCTGGGCTCCGCGGCCGGCGAGGCCCTCGGCGCCGTCACGCAGGGGCTGACCCCGAGGGACGTCCAGGAATTGTTCGGGGAACTGGACGCCGTGCCGGTCGTCGCGTCCGCCCGCCGGGCCGCGGCGCCGCAAGACTCCCTCCTGCTGTCGATCGCCGGCTCCCTCCTGCCGGACGGGGTCCTCGACCCGCAAAGGACGGCGGACGCGATCGCCAGGGCAAGCCGTCGGGACGACCCCCCGGGGCTTTCCGGGTTCGCGCGCAACCTCCTCGAGCGGGGACTTCCCTGGCATGAGGCCGGGGAAAACGCCCCGGAGAGCATGCCCGCCGTCCTGGTCCTCCCGCTCGCGCTGCTCCGCGCCGGGAACTTCCGCAGGCTCAAGCTGGAGGCGGGAATCCTCGCCTCCCTGACCCACACCCACCCGACGGCCATCGCGGGGGCGATCGCGCAGGCGTGCGCGGTCGCGAGAATCCTTCACACCCCCGCGTCCACGCTCGACGTGATCTCCTTCCCGCGGGCGCTCTCCCCCGTCGTCACCGGGTTCGAGCCCGAGCGCGGGGCACGCCCCCGCATCGGAAGGTCGGCCACGACGGTGGGAAGGAAACTGGGAGCGGATCTTCCCGCCCTCCTCCTGCGGCGCGCCCCGGTCCAGGAGATGCAGGAGGCGCTCGGGAACGGAACGGCCGCGCACGAGGGGATCCCCTTCGCCCTCGGATGCTTCCTTCGTTCGCCGGCGGATTTCGCCGAGGCGGTCGTGCCCGCGGTCCGGCACGGAGGGGACGCGCGCGCCGTCGCCGCGATGGCGGGCGCGCTTTGCGGCGCATATGTCGGGGAATCAGGGATCCCGGAGCGGTTCCTCGAGCGCCTGCCGTGGCGACGGGAACTCGGGGAAGCGGCGGAGGGGTTGCTCACTTTGGCGCGCGGCGGCGATTGA
- a CDS encoding acyl-CoA dehydrogenase family protein, with the protein MLCFDPTPEQEALREMVHKFAANEIRPHAAEWDRDGIFPLELFRKAYDLGLMTGFIPESYGGQGLTMLDTCILEEEISWGCSGVATSMNANALALGPILLAGTEGQKRAFVQPFAAEFRFASFCLTEPGAGSDAGGIATTARRDGDGYVLNGRKCFITNGAHASQYTVFASTDRSRGHKGLSAFVVPRETPGISSGKKEDKMGQRASETSDVLFEDVRVPEANRLGAEGEGFKIAMRTIDFARAGVAAMAVGVARAAYEHAADYSRQRVQFGQPIAVNQAIYFLLADMATDIEAARLLTWKAAWLADQGKRNTKESSFAKAFAADLAMRAATDAVQIFGGYGYMKDYPVEKLMRDAKLLQIFEGTSQIQRMVIAKETLMR; encoded by the coding sequence ATGCTCTGTTTCGATCCCACGCCGGAGCAGGAAGCGCTCCGTGAGATGGTCCACAAGTTCGCGGCCAACGAGATCCGGCCGCACGCGGCGGAGTGGGACCGGGATGGAATCTTCCCGCTCGAGCTGTTCCGGAAAGCGTACGACCTCGGGCTGATGACCGGGTTCATCCCCGAGAGCTACGGGGGGCAGGGATTGACGATGCTCGACACGTGCATCCTCGAGGAGGAGATCTCCTGGGGGTGCTCGGGCGTCGCAACTTCGATGAACGCCAACGCCCTCGCGTTGGGGCCGATCCTCCTTGCCGGCACCGAAGGGCAGAAGCGGGCGTTCGTCCAGCCGTTCGCGGCGGAGTTCCGGTTCGCCTCCTTCTGCCTGACCGAGCCCGGGGCGGGCTCCGACGCGGGGGGGATCGCCACGACGGCCCGGAGGGACGGCGACGGCTACGTGCTGAACGGCCGGAAATGCTTCATCACGAACGGCGCCCACGCCTCCCAGTACACCGTGTTCGCCTCGACCGACCGGTCCCGGGGGCACAAGGGCCTGTCGGCCTTCGTCGTTCCGCGGGAGACGCCGGGGATCTCCTCGGGGAAAAAAGAGGACAAGATGGGCCAGCGGGCATCCGAGACGTCCGATGTCCTCTTCGAGGATGTCCGCGTTCCCGAAGCGAACCGGCTCGGGGCGGAGGGCGAGGGATTCAAGATCGCCATGCGGACGATCGACTTCGCACGCGCGGGGGTGGCGGCAATGGCGGTGGGCGTCGCCCGGGCGGCGTACGAGCATGCGGCGGATTACAGCCGCCAGCGGGTCCAGTTCGGACAGCCGATCGCGGTGAACCAGGCGATCTACTTCCTTCTTGCGGACATGGCGACCGACATCGAGGCGGCCCGGCTGCTCACCTGGAAAGCGGCGTGGCTTGCGGACCAGGGGAAGCGGAACACGAAGGAGTCGTCCTTCGCCAAGGCGTTCGCGGCCGACCTCGCGATGCGCGCCGCCACCGACGCGGTCCAGATCTTCGGCGGGTACGGCTACATGAAGGATTACCCCGTGGAGAAACTGATGCGGGACGCGAAGCTCCTGCAGATCTTCGAGGGGACCAGCCAGATCCAGCGGATGGTCATCGCGAAGGAAACCTTGATGCGCTGA
- a CDS encoding TetR/AcrR family transcriptional regulator, with amino-acid sequence MARRGPNNGGDKRDRILRAAVKIFSRKGFFNSKVSEIARAAEVADGTIYLYFKNKDDLLISLFEEKMGEVVADVRRRIAVGGNAVEKLKIFIENHMDLLEREAGLVEVIQVELRQSTKFLKDYTPVKFFEYLEVISDILEEGKKEGVFRPGLNVSIARRAVFGALDELSLTYILSRKPKYHPTVTAAELCRLLLEGLCVPGATAGKD; translated from the coding sequence ATGGCGAGAAGGGGACCGAACAACGGCGGGGATAAGCGGGACCGGATCCTCCGCGCGGCCGTAAAGATCTTCTCCCGGAAAGGCTTTTTCAACTCCAAGGTATCCGAGATCGCCCGGGCCGCCGAAGTCGCGGACGGGACCATCTATCTTTACTTCAAGAACAAGGACGACCTGCTGATTTCCCTTTTCGAAGAGAAGATGGGGGAGGTGGTGGCGGACGTCCGCCGGCGGATCGCCGTCGGCGGCAACGCCGTGGAAAAGCTGAAGATCTTCATCGAAAACCACATGGATCTCCTGGAGCGCGAGGCAGGGCTCGTCGAGGTCATCCAGGTGGAGCTGCGACAGAGCACCAAGTTCCTCAAGGACTACACGCCGGTGAAATTCTTCGAATACCTGGAAGTCATCAGCGACATCCTCGAGGAGGGAAAGAAGGAGGGGGTCTTCCGCCCCGGCCTGAACGTCAGCATCGCGCGGCGCGCCGTCTTCGGGGCGCTGGACGAGTTGTCCCTCACGTACATCCTTTCGAGGAAACCGAAATATCATCCGACCGTGACCGCCGCCGAGCTGTGCCGGCTCCTGCTGGAGGGGCTGTGCGTGCCCGGGGCGACCGCCGGGAAGGACTGA
- a CDS encoding IclR family transcriptional regulator: MVRRDKSNYIIQSVAHALDVLEEFRDETEELGVTELSKKLKLHKNNVFRILATLQSRSYIEQNRSNDNYRLGIKCLELGQTFIHQRGLLKQARPILQGLAETTGETSYISILRGNEVIYLDSVETSSTVRVISRVGLHMPIHATAAGKALVSFDSDEELRKLLPGDLPRFAKATRTNVDDLIKEVALVRERGYATDLEEFEEGLRCIGAPVRDYTHKVVGAVSVSGPAHRLSDERIATVVGPELDRAGKALSARLGFRE, encoded by the coding sequence ATGGTCCGTCGAGACAAGTCGAACTACATCATCCAGTCGGTCGCCCATGCCCTCGATGTCCTCGAGGAGTTTCGGGATGAGACGGAGGAGCTGGGGGTAACGGAACTCAGCAAGAAGCTAAAGCTCCATAAAAACAACGTCTTCCGCATCCTCGCCACGCTACAGTCCCGCAGCTACATCGAACAGAACCGCTCCAACGACAACTACCGCCTCGGGATCAAGTGCCTGGAGCTGGGCCAGACCTTCATCCACCAGCGCGGGCTGCTGAAACAGGCAAGGCCGATCCTCCAGGGCCTCGCCGAGACCACGGGAGAGACGAGTTATATTTCCATCCTCCGGGGAAACGAGGTGATCTACCTCGACTCCGTGGAGACCTCCTCCACGGTCCGCGTCATCTCCCGCGTCGGCCTGCACATGCCGATCCACGCCACCGCGGCGGGAAAGGCCCTGGTCTCCTTCGACTCCGACGAGGAGTTGCGGAAATTGTTGCCCGGCGACCTTCCCCGCTTCGCGAAGGCTACCCGGACCAATGTCGACGATCTCATCAAGGAGGTCGCACTCGTCCGGGAGAGGGGGTACGCCACCGATCTCGAGGAATTCGAGGAAGGGCTGCGCTGCATCGGCGCCCCCGTGCGCGACTACACCCACAAGGTGGTCGGAGCGGTCAGCGTGTCCGGCCCGGCGCACCGGCTTTCCGACGAGAGGATCGCCACCGTGGTCGGCCCCGAGCTCGATCGGGCGGGGAAGGCTCTCTCGGCAAGACTCGGTTTCCGGGAATAG
- a CDS encoding tetratricopeptide repeat protein, translated as MTKNGILLLTLLVALAALLSFSGCKKKQPPAPVGEGESIRLNAVAEIENYKEILRKDPNNLQALVGIGNLYFDTKQDLLAIENYRKALAIDPMNTNVRTDMAVCYRRSGNPVKAVEELKKAISTSPKHAQSRYNLGVILLYDMNDLEGGIKAWEALLENVPDYPYRDNLKAEIAKIRSMRESGKQVYK; from the coding sequence ATGACGAAAAACGGCATACTTCTCCTCACGCTCCTGGTGGCTCTGGCGGCGCTCCTTTCGTTTTCCGGGTGCAAGAAGAAACAGCCGCCCGCCCCCGTGGGGGAGGGAGAGTCGATCCGCCTGAACGCCGTGGCGGAGATCGAGAACTACAAGGAGATCCTACGGAAGGATCCGAACAACCTGCAGGCGCTGGTCGGCATCGGGAACCTCTACTTCGACACCAAGCAGGATCTCCTGGCGATCGAGAACTATCGAAAGGCGCTCGCGATTGACCCCATGAACACGAACGTGCGGACCGACATGGCGGTCTGCTACCGCCGCAGCGGGAACCCCGTCAAGGCGGTCGAGGAACTTAAGAAGGCGATCTCCACCTCCCCGAAGCACGCGCAATCCCGCTATAACCTCGGCGTCATTCTTCTCTATGACATGAACGATCTCGAGGGCGGGATCAAGGCGTGGGAAGCGCTTCTCGAAAATGTGCCGGACTACCCGTATCGGGACAACCTGAAGGCCGAAATCGCGAAGATCCGTTCGATGCGGGAATCCGGAAAACAGGTATACAAGTAA
- the folK gene encoding 2-amino-4-hydroxy-6-hydroxymethyldihydropteridine diphosphokinase yields MSSRRREAVLLLGSNQGRRVRRIRDAVDRLSRETELLAVSRMYASEPFGRHHQPWFLNLAVRTASGHSPWDLLALAKRLEREAGRRGGVRWGPRTLDVDILLMGDDVIDLPGLVIPHASIAQRRFCLVPAAEVAHGMVVPTYDRTVKQLLDSCEDPLEVVML; encoded by the coding sequence GTGTCGTCGCGCCGTAGAGAAGCGGTTCTCCTCCTCGGCAGCAACCAGGGGAGGCGTGTCCGGCGGATCCGGGACGCCGTGGACCGGCTCTCCCGCGAAACGGAGCTGCTCGCCGTCTCCCGGATGTACGCCAGCGAGCCGTTCGGGCGGCACCACCAGCCGTGGTTCCTCAACCTGGCGGTCCGCACGGCGTCGGGGCATTCCCCGTGGGATCTGCTCGCGCTGGCGAAGAGGCTCGAGCGGGAGGCGGGCCGTCGCGGTGGCGTCCGGTGGGGTCCGCGGACACTGGACGTCGACATCCTCCTCATGGGGGACGACGTGATCGACCTGCCCGGGCTCGTGATCCCGCACGCGTCGATCGCGCAACGCCGTTTCTGCCTCGTGCCCGCCGCCGAAGTGGCCCACGGCATGGTGGTCCCCACGTACGATCGCACCGTGAAGCAGTTGCTGGACTCGTGCGAAGATCCTCTCGAGGTGGTCATGCTATGA
- a CDS encoding fumarylacetoacetate hydrolase family protein, whose amino-acid sequence MRIARYEFEGRVRYGLADPEGGKVREIAGEPFDRVEATGVERRLDEVRLVAPVVPGKIVAVGLNYRDHAREMGKMIPEEPLLFLKASSALNDPGGGIVYPSQSQRVDHEAELAVVIGRKAKDVKEKDAAAFILGYTCINDVTARDLQVKDVQYTRAKGFDTFAPLGPWVVTDFDPSAASVRCLVNGEVRQDGNTREMGASVFRLVEFISSVMTLFPGDVIATGTPPGVGSLRIGDVVTVEIGGIGALTNRVVAP is encoded by the coding sequence ATGAGGATCGCGCGGTACGAATTCGAGGGCCGGGTGCGGTACGGCCTGGCCGACCCGGAAGGCGGGAAGGTGCGCGAGATCGCGGGCGAACCGTTCGACCGCGTCGAGGCGACCGGTGTCGAGCGGCGACTCGACGAGGTTCGTCTCGTCGCGCCGGTGGTCCCCGGGAAGATCGTCGCGGTGGGACTCAATTACAGGGACCACGCACGGGAGATGGGAAAGATGATCCCCGAGGAGCCGCTCCTGTTTCTCAAGGCGTCCTCCGCGCTGAACGATCCGGGGGGCGGGATCGTCTACCCGTCGCAGTCGCAGCGCGTGGATCACGAGGCGGAGCTCGCGGTGGTGATCGGCCGGAAAGCGAAGGACGTGAAGGAGAAGGATGCGGCCGCCTTCATCCTCGGGTACACCTGCATCAACGACGTGACCGCGCGCGATCTCCAGGTGAAGGACGTGCAGTACACCCGCGCCAAGGGATTCGACACGTTCGCCCCGCTGGGACCGTGGGTCGTGACCGATTTCGACCCCTCCGCCGCCTCCGTCCGCTGCCTCGTGAACGGCGAGGTCCGCCAGGACGGCAACACGCGGGAGATGGGGGCCTCCGTCTTCCGGCTGGTGGAGTTCATCTCTTCCGTCATGACGCTGTTCCCGGGAGACGTGATCGCGACCGGGACGCCTCCCGGCGTCGGGTCGCTCCGCATCGGGGATGTCGTGACCGTCGAGATAGGCGGGATCGGAGCCCTCACCAACCGTGTCGTCGCGCCGTAG